The following are encoded together in the Corynebacterium jeikeium genome:
- a CDS encoding sulfate adenylyltransferase subunit 1 produces the protein MSTNLPTLRLCTAGSVDDGKSTFVGRLLHDTKSILADQYESVERVSNAKGLENPDLSLLVDGLRAEREQGITIDVAYRYFATDKRSFILADTPGHVQYTRNTVTGLSTSELVIVLVDARNGVIEQTRRHLTVAAMMKISHVIVAVNKIDAVDFSEQVFNDVKSDVDALVSELGLAHVDVIPTSALLGDNVVERSQNTPWYTGPSVLEILETTEPAKNIADVERGLRFPIQIVIRDHATDHRGYAGRITAGKVSVGDKVLADGREAIIEGIDGPAGEQQTATRGESVSLRLDRDIDLSRGDIIAASDLPEPQQSFTATVFHLSETPVRLRSNVLVRYGTALVRGRVDEVIRRVDISGRNRSEEEIAHGSADELALNDIAEVRVTVAEPLPVETYRRGGRVGSLLLINPGSGDTLTAGLVN, from the coding sequence ATGTCCACCAACCTGCCGACCCTCCGCCTGTGCACCGCCGGCTCCGTCGACGACGGCAAGTCCACCTTCGTGGGCCGCTTGCTGCACGATACGAAGTCCATCCTGGCCGACCAGTATGAGTCCGTAGAGCGCGTTTCCAACGCCAAGGGCCTGGAGAACCCGGATCTGTCGCTTCTGGTCGATGGTCTGCGTGCCGAGCGCGAACAGGGCATCACCATCGATGTGGCCTACCGTTACTTCGCCACCGACAAGCGCAGCTTCATCCTGGCCGACACCCCGGGGCACGTGCAGTACACGCGCAACACCGTCACGGGCCTGTCCACCTCGGAGCTCGTCATTGTTCTGGTTGACGCCCGCAACGGCGTGATCGAGCAGACCCGTCGCCACCTGACCGTGGCTGCGATGATGAAGATCTCCCACGTTATCGTGGCCGTGAACAAGATCGACGCGGTCGATTTCAGCGAGCAGGTCTTCAATGATGTGAAGTCCGACGTGGATGCGCTGGTCTCCGAGCTGGGTCTGGCGCACGTCGACGTCATTCCGACCTCCGCGCTGCTGGGCGATAATGTCGTCGAACGCAGCCAGAACACCCCCTGGTACACGGGCCCGTCCGTGCTGGAGATCCTGGAGACCACCGAGCCGGCGAAGAACATCGCTGACGTGGAGCGCGGCCTGCGCTTCCCGATCCAGATCGTCATCCGCGACCACGCCACCGACCACCGTGGCTACGCAGGCCGCATCACCGCGGGCAAGGTGTCCGTCGGCGATAAGGTGCTGGCCGATGGCCGCGAGGCGATCATCGAGGGCATCGACGGCCCGGCAGGGGAGCAGCAGACCGCCACCCGCGGCGAGTCCGTCTCCCTGCGCCTGGACCGCGACATTGACCTGTCTCGCGGGGACATCATCGCCGCCTCCGACCTGCCGGAGCCTCAGCAGTCCTTCACTGCAACGGTCTTCCACCTGTCCGAGACCCCGGTGCGCCTGCGCAGCAATGTGCTGGTGCGTTACGGCACCGCGCTGGTGCGCGGCCGCGTGGATGAGGTCATCCGTCGCGTGGACATCTCCGGCCGCAACCGCAGCGAGGAGGAGATCGCCCACGGTAGCGCCGACGAGCTGGCCCTCAACGACATCGCGGAGGTGCGCGTGACGGTGGCCGAGCCGCTGCCCGTCGAAACCTACCGCCGCGGCGGTCGCGTGGGTTCCCTGCTGCTGATCAACCCCGGTAGTGGCGACACCCTGACCGCAGGTCTGGTGAACTAA
- a CDS encoding GNAT family N-acetyltransferase has translation MANTPSPAASSASGAAEFPDVHFTGRALLAMPAQQLHPLYKLRVDVFVHEQQTPFAEIDDIDPHPNTHHVLAYIHPGSGPEYPFGQPDPGSPLRLVGTARVYGKPDDQHIGRMCVAQDVRGRGIATQIMEQALEVCKGRAAALDPTTQVARVSLNAQTQAQDFYARFGFQPVGEPFDEEGIPHVTMELKL, from the coding sequence GTGGCCAACACCCCCTCCCCCGCCGCCAGCTCAGCCTCTGGCGCCGCCGAGTTCCCGGATGTTCACTTCACCGGGCGCGCGCTGCTAGCGATGCCCGCTCAGCAGCTGCACCCGCTGTACAAGCTGCGCGTGGACGTGTTCGTCCACGAGCAGCAAACCCCCTTCGCGGAGATCGACGACATCGACCCGCACCCGAACACCCACCACGTGCTGGCATACATCCACCCAGGCAGCGGCCCGGAGTACCCCTTCGGTCAGCCGGATCCGGGATCTCCCCTGCGCCTGGTGGGCACGGCGCGCGTGTATGGCAAGCCGGATGACCAGCACATTGGCCGTATGTGTGTGGCCCAGGATGTCCGCGGGCGTGGCATCGCTACCCAGATCATGGAGCAGGCCCTAGAGGTCTGCAAGGGCCGCGCCGCCGCTCTAGACCCGACCACTCAGGTCGCCCGCGTTTCCCTAAACGCCCAGACACAGGCGCAGGACTTCTACGCGAGGTTCGGCTTCCAGCCGGTCGGCGAGCCTTTCGACGAGGAGGGCATCCCCCACGTCACTATGGAGCTGAAACTCTAG
- a CDS encoding sirohydrochlorin chelatase — translation MTRPAPIICLAHGSRHPQADQAVFEIAERISESTGLPAFAAFLDFHPATLTTVAHRVVAAGYSEAVVVPLLFTQAFHARFDVPAAIAEAVDSIDATSSARLTLHLTDGLGTGADMEELVADFTAQYLAGSSADSTDKLALYSVGSSQPGANEAVAEFAGRVGARLNMRSTRAFVATGNNPGCDTEALLKFADERTVTVPLFVSPGLLWDKAKIRMPNGWKCTRHLGDAVAPVVINRACRALQ, via the coding sequence ATGACTCGGCCGGCACCCATCATCTGCTTGGCGCATGGATCCCGCCACCCGCAGGCGGACCAGGCGGTCTTCGAGATCGCCGAGCGCATTTCCGAAAGCACTGGGCTGCCGGCCTTCGCCGCCTTCCTGGACTTCCACCCCGCCACCCTCACGACGGTCGCCCACCGCGTTGTCGCGGCCGGCTACTCGGAGGCGGTAGTGGTTCCTTTGCTGTTCACGCAGGCTTTCCACGCTCGCTTCGACGTTCCTGCCGCAATTGCTGAGGCCGTTGACTCTATTGACGCCACCTCGTCCGCCCGCCTGACCCTCCACCTCACTGATGGCTTGGGAACCGGTGCGGACATGGAGGAGCTGGTTGCCGACTTCACGGCCCAGTACCTCGCTGGCAGTAGTGCTGACAGCACTGACAAGCTCGCGCTGTACTCCGTGGGCTCCAGCCAGCCGGGTGCGAACGAGGCCGTCGCCGAGTTCGCCGGCCGCGTCGGCGCCCGCCTGAACATGCGCAGCACCCGCGCCTTCGTCGCCACCGGTAACAACCCGGGCTGCGACACGGAGGCGCTGCTGAAATTCGCAGATGAACGCACCGTCACCGTCCCGCTGTTCGTCAGCCCCGGCCTGCTATGGGACAAGGCCAAGATCCGAATGCCAAATGGCTGGAAGTGTACGCGCCACCTCGGTGACGCCGTAGCCCCAGTCGTCATCAACCGCGCCTGTCGCGCCCTGCAATAA
- a CDS encoding nitrite/sulfite reductase translates to MSTGTSTEEKPARPRRKKQRKPQGQWAVDGREPLNDDERVKQEDPGISVMQRIRDIYSKEGFDSIPAEDLAPRFKWVGMYTQRKQGLDGEKTSTLTNTELQDNYFMMRIRLDGGVVSSEGLRTIGEISEKYARNTADFTDRQNVQLHWIRIEDVPTIWDELAKVGLDSFFGCGDVPRVILGSPVAGIAKDEIIDGRPAIEKIKKELLPDPEFGNLPRKFKSAISGHARQDVTHEIQDLAFIGSEHPEHGPGFDVWVGGGLSTNPMLAQRLGVWVPIDEVPEVWAGVVRIFRDYGYRRMRNRARLKFLVADWGVEKFREVLENEYLKRPLLDGPEPEEYPGYRDHVGLHEQKDGRFYLGVKPTVGHTDGKQLQQLADLAEKHGTTNIRTTPDKELLFLDLEREAAEALAADLEELGLSAKPSAFRRDIISCTGLEFCKLAHVVTKQRAIALVDELEDRLGDLDVPLKISLNGCPNSCARTQVADIGLSGKILTTDEGERVEGFQVHLGGTIGLEPHFGKKVRGNQVFSKDLGDYVVRVVENFKSHRTEGEEFRDWVVRADDELLV, encoded by the coding sequence ATGAGCACCGGAACGAGCACCGAGGAAAAGCCAGCGCGCCCGCGCCGCAAGAAGCAGCGCAAGCCACAGGGGCAATGGGCTGTGGACGGCCGCGAGCCGCTCAACGACGACGAGCGGGTAAAGCAGGAAGATCCTGGAATTAGTGTGATGCAGCGCATCCGCGACATCTATTCCAAGGAGGGCTTCGACTCGATCCCCGCTGAGGACCTCGCGCCGCGCTTCAAGTGGGTTGGCATGTATACCCAGCGCAAGCAGGGGCTCGACGGTGAGAAGACGTCGACCCTGACCAACACGGAGCTGCAGGACAACTACTTTATGATGCGCATCCGCCTGGATGGCGGCGTGGTTAGCTCCGAGGGGCTACGCACCATCGGCGAGATCTCCGAAAAGTACGCGCGCAATACCGCCGACTTCACCGACCGCCAAAACGTGCAGCTGCACTGGATACGCATCGAAGATGTGCCGACTATCTGGGACGAGCTGGCGAAGGTCGGCCTGGATTCCTTCTTTGGATGCGGCGACGTCCCGCGCGTCATTCTCGGCTCCCCGGTCGCGGGCATTGCCAAGGATGAAATCATCGACGGCCGCCCGGCTATCGAGAAGATTAAGAAGGAGCTGCTGCCGGACCCCGAGTTCGGCAACCTGCCGCGCAAGTTCAAGTCCGCGATCTCCGGCCACGCCCGCCAGGACGTAACCCATGAGATCCAGGACCTCGCCTTCATCGGCTCCGAGCACCCGGAGCACGGCCCCGGCTTCGACGTCTGGGTCGGCGGTGGTCTGTCTACCAATCCGATGCTCGCCCAGCGCCTGGGCGTGTGGGTTCCGATCGACGAGGTTCCCGAAGTCTGGGCTGGCGTGGTTCGTATCTTCCGCGATTACGGCTACCGCCGCATGCGCAACCGCGCCCGACTGAAGTTCCTGGTGGCCGACTGGGGTGTAGAGAAGTTCCGCGAGGTTCTGGAAAACGAGTACCTCAAGCGCCCACTACTGGACGGTCCGGAGCCGGAAGAGTATCCGGGCTACCGCGACCACGTCGGCCTGCACGAGCAGAAGGATGGCCGCTTCTACCTGGGTGTTAAACCCACTGTCGGTCACACCGATGGCAAGCAGCTGCAGCAACTGGCCGACCTGGCGGAAAAGCATGGCACCACCAACATTCGCACCACCCCGGACAAGGAGCTGCTGTTCCTGGATCTAGAGCGCGAGGCTGCGGAGGCGCTAGCTGCAGACCTGGAGGAACTCGGCCTGTCCGCCAAGCCCTCGGCCTTCCGTCGCGACATCATCTCCTGCACCGGTCTGGAGTTCTGCAAGCTCGCACACGTCGTCACCAAGCAGCGCGCCATCGCCCTGGTGGATGAGCTGGAGGATCGCCTGGGTGACCTCGACGTGCCGCTGAAGATTAGCCTCAACGGCTGCCCGAATTCCTGTGCTCGCACCCAGGTGGCGGATATCGGCCTGTCTGGCAAGATCCTCACCACCGACGAGGGGGAGCGCGTGGAGGGCTTCCAGGTGCACCTCGGCGGAACCATTGGTCTGGAGCCGCACTTCGGCAAGAAGGTGCGCGGCAACCAGGTCTTTTCCAAGGATCTCGGTGACTATGTGGTGCGAGTGGTGGAGAACTTCAAGTCTCACCGCACCGAGGGCGAGGAGTTCCGCGATTGGGTTGTCCGCGCCGACGATGAGCTGCTGGTGTAG
- a CDS encoding phosphoadenylyl-sulfate reductase — protein MSLVDATGLLGGNSDDFRDPAESPQGAPTKTTPLSDEERAANEQLVAEWNDKLEGASAEEIMEWVAEHVPGKVAVTMSMQDTVLAELAEGRLAEDRAELVFLDTGYHFAETLETRDKVQQRYNLPLENITPVLNREEQDKVYGPRLYSRDNTACCRMRKVEPLARMLNPFNAWITGVRRVDNALRANTPVLDVDRTGRLKINPIVAWSDEDVEAYINDHDLIINPLTKQGYPSIGCETCTLPVAPGQDPRSGRWAGSNKTECGLHT, from the coding sequence ATGAGCCTGGTAGATGCGACCGGCCTGCTCGGCGGGAATTCGGATGACTTCCGAGACCCCGCCGAGAGTCCGCAGGGTGCGCCAACCAAGACCACACCGCTGAGCGACGAAGAGAGAGCCGCTAACGAGCAGCTCGTCGCCGAGTGGAACGACAAGCTAGAAGGCGCCAGCGCTGAAGAGATCATGGAATGGGTAGCCGAGCACGTGCCCGGCAAGGTTGCCGTGACCATGTCCATGCAGGACACCGTCCTGGCTGAGCTGGCGGAAGGCCGCCTGGCAGAAGACCGTGCAGAGCTGGTGTTCCTGGATACCGGCTATCACTTTGCCGAAACGCTCGAGACCCGCGATAAGGTCCAGCAGCGCTACAACCTGCCGCTGGAGAACATCACCCCGGTCCTCAACCGCGAGGAGCAGGACAAGGTCTACGGCCCGCGCCTGTACTCCCGCGACAACACCGCCTGCTGCCGCATGCGCAAGGTCGAGCCGTTGGCCCGAATGCTGAACCCCTTCAACGCCTGGATCACCGGCGTGCGCCGCGTAGACAACGCCCTGCGCGCCAACACCCCGGTGCTGGACGTGGACCGCACCGGGCGGCTGAAGATCAACCCCATCGTCGCCTGGAGCGACGAGGACGTGGAGGCGTACATCAACGACCACGACCTGATCATCAACCCCTTGACCAAGCAGGGCTACCCGTCGATCGGCTGCGAAACCTGCACCTTGCCAGTTGCCCCAGGACAGGACCCCCGATCCGGCCGCTGGGCCGGCTCCAACAAGACAGAATGCGGACTTCACACATGA
- a CDS encoding FAD-dependent oxidoreductase: MPENRPLRIAVIGSGPAGIYASDALTKSEADVSVDIYERMPAPFGLIRYGVAPDHPRIKGIIKSLHKVMDKPEIRLFGNINVGEDITVDELKQFYDAVIYATGATDDRPLNIPGGEHTIGAGEFVGFYDANPYFEDKWDLSADSVAVVGVGNVGLDVARVLAKTGEELKVTEIPDNVYDSLKENQAKEIHVFGRRGPAQAKFTPLELKELNDSDTIEIVIDPEDIQYDEGSEEARRASKIQDMVCTRLEQYAIADPKGAPHKLYIHFFESPVEVKTDAEGRVTAFVTERTELNGDGSVSGTGKLTEWPVGAVYRAVGYKSDEQPGLPWDERQNVLPNVGGRVLTEGPTADGIAGVPGSADPEAEKRERLTGVYTTGWVRRGPVGLIGNTKGDANEAVANLLEDAANGIGFNPEKPDLEAVEAFLEEKGIAHTTWEGWYSLDKHERELGEAEGRERKKVREWDEMLRHSQGKNV, from the coding sequence ATGCCCGAGAATCGCCCTCTTCGCATTGCAGTCATCGGCTCCGGCCCGGCAGGCATCTACGCCTCCGACGCGCTGACGAAGTCTGAGGCCGACGTCAGCGTCGACATTTACGAGCGCATGCCGGCCCCCTTCGGCCTGATCCGCTACGGCGTTGCCCCCGACCACCCGCGCATTAAGGGCATCATCAAGTCCCTCCACAAGGTGATGGATAAGCCCGAGATCCGACTGTTCGGCAACATCAACGTCGGTGAGGACATCACCGTCGACGAGCTCAAGCAGTTCTACGATGCGGTTATCTACGCCACCGGCGCCACCGACGACCGCCCGCTGAACATCCCCGGCGGCGAGCACACCATCGGTGCCGGCGAGTTCGTCGGCTTCTACGATGCCAACCCGTACTTCGAGGACAAGTGGGACCTGTCCGCAGACTCCGTCGCCGTCGTCGGCGTGGGCAACGTCGGCCTGGACGTCGCCCGCGTGCTGGCTAAGACCGGCGAGGAGCTGAAGGTCACCGAGATCCCGGACAACGTTTACGACTCCCTGAAGGAGAACCAGGCCAAGGAAATCCACGTCTTCGGCCGCCGTGGCCCGGCGCAGGCTAAGTTCACCCCGCTGGAGCTGAAGGAGCTCAACGATTCCGACACGATCGAGATCGTTATCGACCCGGAGGACATCCAGTACGACGAGGGTTCCGAGGAGGCCCGCCGCGCGTCCAAGATTCAGGACATGGTCTGCACCCGCCTGGAGCAGTACGCCATCGCCGACCCGAAGGGCGCTCCGCACAAGCTCTACATCCACTTCTTCGAGTCCCCGGTTGAGGTTAAGACTGACGCCGAAGGCCGCGTGACCGCATTCGTCACCGAACGAACCGAGCTCAATGGCGATGGCTCTGTCTCTGGCACCGGCAAGCTCACCGAGTGGCCGGTCGGCGCGGTCTACCGCGCCGTGGGCTACAAGTCCGACGAGCAGCCGGGCCTGCCGTGGGATGAGCGTCAGAACGTGCTTCCGAACGTCGGTGGCCGCGTGCTAACTGAGGGACCGACCGCCGATGGAATCGCTGGCGTTCCGGGTTCCGCCGACCCGGAGGCAGAGAAGCGCGAGCGCCTGACCGGTGTCTACACCACCGGCTGGGTCCGCCGTGGCCCGGTCGGCCTGATCGGTAACACGAAGGGTGACGCCAACGAGGCCGTCGCCAACCTGCTGGAGGATGCTGCCAACGGCATCGGCTTTAACCCGGAGAAGCCGGATCTGGAGGCCGTCGAGGCTTTCCTCGAGGAGAAGGGCATCGCCCACACCACGTGGGAAGGCTGGTACAGCCTGGATAAGCACGAGCGCGAGCTCGGCGAGGCAGAAGGCCGCGAGCGTAAGAAGGTGCGCGAGTGGGACGAGATGCTGCGCCACTCCCAGGGCAAGAACGTCTGA
- the cysD gene encoding sulfate adenylyltransferase subunit CysD, whose translation MSNENTTALSPHLASLEAEAIEILREVAGQFDRPALLFSGGKDSVVVLELAKRAFHPAPVPFELVHVDTGHNFPEVIEFRDKIAADPKVTLHVAAVQDWIDSGAIQERPDGTRNPLQTVPLVETIQNRGYDAVLGGARRDEEKARAKERVFSVRDSFGGWNPRRQRPELWGLYNGRHQVGENIRVFPISNWTEADVWDYIRDRDVEVPAIYYSHQREVFNRNGMWLTPGEWGGPKEGEELVEKTVRYRTVGDMSCTGAVLSTATTIEDVIDEIRQSTTTERGATRADDKLSESSMEDRKKEGYF comes from the coding sequence ATGAGCAATGAAAACACCACCGCCCTCTCGCCGCACCTGGCGAGCCTCGAGGCGGAAGCAATCGAGATCCTGCGCGAAGTAGCAGGCCAGTTCGACCGCCCCGCGCTGCTGTTTTCCGGCGGCAAGGATTCCGTCGTCGTCCTGGAGCTAGCGAAGCGCGCCTTCCACCCCGCACCGGTTCCCTTCGAACTGGTGCACGTGGATACCGGCCACAACTTCCCGGAGGTCATCGAGTTCCGCGACAAGATCGCCGCGGACCCGAAGGTGACCCTGCACGTAGCCGCCGTCCAGGACTGGATCGACAGCGGTGCCATCCAGGAACGCCCGGACGGTACCCGCAACCCACTGCAGACCGTGCCGCTGGTGGAGACCATCCAGAACCGCGGCTACGACGCGGTGCTCGGCGGCGCCCGCCGCGACGAGGAGAAGGCCCGCGCCAAGGAGCGCGTGTTCTCCGTGCGCGATAGCTTCGGCGGCTGGAACCCGCGCCGCCAGCGACCCGAGCTGTGGGGCCTGTACAACGGCCGCCACCAGGTGGGCGAGAACATCCGCGTGTTCCCGATCTCCAACTGGACCGAAGCCGACGTGTGGGACTACATCCGCGACCGCGACGTTGAGGTCCCGGCGATCTACTACTCCCACCAGCGCGAGGTCTTTAACCGCAACGGAATGTGGCTGACCCCGGGCGAGTGGGGTGGCCCGAAGGAAGGCGAGGAGCTCGTCGAAAAGACCGTGCGCTACCGCACCGTCGGCGACATGAGCTGCACCGGCGCCGTCCTTTCCACCGCCACGACCATCGAGGACGTGATCGACGAAATCCGCCAATCCACCACCACCGAGCGCGGCGCCACCCGTGCCGACGACAAGCTCAGTGAGTCCTCCATGGAGGATCGCAAGAAGGAAGGTTACTTCTGA